The genomic DNA TTCTTACCGATTATTATAACAAAATCTGCATCCAGAGGGTTAATGTTTGGATCAGTCAGGTCTGTCCGACCCACTACCTGCATACGTCTTTCCAAGTAGCTTAGAGTATACTTCATAGCGCCGTTTGTACGGTCGATGACAAAGTTATTGACATAATCCTGGGTTGGCGCATTGCCAACACTAAGCACATTGTAGCCGTAAGATTTTAATTCTGTAGCCGTTTTACTCGCCAAGCCGACTGTTGTCGTACCATTTAAAATGAGTATTTTAGCGTTTTCATTCTTTAGGTATGCATCTTTGAGAGCATTGTTTCGGACATAACTTTGAATTTGACTGTAATCAAAGGTCCCGGCTTTAGGATAGACAACGGATTGGTCGCCTACTATGCCCGTTGTTAGCAGGACGTTTGGTTCGTCAACTAAACTGACTGATGCGATCTTGTCTGAGCTAATCTGTTTAGCAATTTCATACATCCGGCCTATCTCGTCAGTACCTATATCGGTACGCACATTACCGCTGAATGTTGCCAGCAATTGTTGCAGCTTATAAGGGTTTGAGTAGGTCCCGCTGCTTAATATTTTATCTTTTAGGGCGATTAGAATCTCGCGCTGACGCTCCGAACGACCAAAATCAGAGCGAGCATCGCAATGGCGACAACGAGCATATCCAAGCGCACGCAAACCGTTAAACTGTTGCTGCCCGGTACCGACGTTCAGAAAATAAGGTTTGCCGTTTAGTAGCATCTGTTCGCTGACAGCCTGCTTAACGTCAATTGTTATGCCGCCAACGGTGTCTATAGCTTTTTGGAAAGCAGTAAAATCTACCATAACATGGTAATGAATCGGCACTCCAAGTACCGCTTCGACACGATTAGAAATAGCCTCAGTTCCGGCTTGCTCGGCTGCCTCTTTATCTTTAGGATTATTATTTAGTGCCCGTTCTTTAGCGAAGGCGTATACTGCATTAATTTTGGTCGCGGAACCGTTGTCTTTAACCCAAAGATCGCGAGGAAGACTCAAAATAGCTGCTTCATTCTGGACAGGGTCAATACTGGCCAACAGAATCGTGTCTGTCAGATCGGGGCCATCCTCTTGCGTCGGCCCTCCTTTGCCTAGAATCAAAACATTTACGCGGCCATCGCCCTCGCCCTTAAGCCTTGCAGGGTCGGGATTTTTCTGAAGGGCTACAGCACCTTCTGCATTACCACGAAAAACATTTTTCACTTTGAAATAAACATAGCCTAAGCCGCCACCTGCTAGAAGTATTAATACCAAAAAACTGACCATTGCCCGCTTTAAAGTAAATCGCCGTTTTCTTTTGACCAGTTGTTCTTTTTTGTTGCGACGAAAAAGCCGCTTTTTAGGACGCGGCTCTTTAAAATTTTCTAGCGGAATGTTTTCATCGAAGCTGGAGGCATTTTGCTTCTGATTATTGGTTAAAAAGCCCTCCGTACGATCAAACGAAGGATCAGAACTAGAACGATCCTTAAGGTAGCTGCGATTAAAACGCTTCGTCGGCTGACGATTTGCAGAACTAAAGCCGTCAATTGACCCAGAAGCTACGCGACCAGGCCGTTTTTTTGGTCTGAAATTATCCATTTATGTAAGTAATATTATAGCTGTTTTAAGCTAACGAAACCAAATTATTTCCGTTTATCAGAGTCTTTGGAGTATAGTAATAAGTCAATGGATCAGCAAAACATACACAGTACGCCACAGATGACACCAGTTGTTAATGGTCAAACGCAGCCACCTGCTAGTAACAAAACTAGCCGCGAGGGTAAGAAAAATATTATTTCGACGGTTCTGGCACTTGTACTGGCACCGCTCTTGGCCGTTTTCTTAACATCTTACGTTTTTCATTCCTATGAAGTTTTTGGCCCAAGCATGCAACCAACACTTGAACAAGGTGATCGATTAATAGTACTAAAAGCTCCCCGTACGTGGGCTAAGATTACCGGTAAGCAGTTTATGCCGAAGCGCGGCCAAATTGTAGTTTTTGACAAACCCGACCTGCTTATTGGTGGAGAGCACGGTAAACAATTAATCAAGAGAGTGATTGGTTTGCCAGGCGATCGAGTTGTTGTCGCTGGTGGTAAGATTACTGTTTATAACAACGATCACCCAGAGGGTTATGACGTAGATAAAGACACTGATTACGGAGATAAAATTCCAGAAACTGAAGGTAATGACGACCGTATAATACCTGAGGGCGAAGTCTATGTAAGTGGAGATAATCGCCAAAACTCGCTAGATTCACGCTCGTTTGGTTCAATCAAAACCAGCTACATCGTTGGGACCGCCGAGTATCGCCTTTTTCCTTTCAGCAAGCACCGTAGCTTCTAGCAGCTATTATAATCATTTTTCTACGATGACTACTTTGATTGTACGGTTCTGCCTCTTGCAAGCCTTAACGAGACGCTAAAAATACCTTGTTTGAATCAAGTGACCTATTTAAGACTTCGGCTGAGGTGAGCCTAGCGAAGTTGGCATAGCCGCCGATGTGAGCTAGGTTAGTTAGACCTTCGGCTGAGGTGAGCCTATCGAAGTAGGCATCGCCGCCGATGTGAGCTAGGTTAGTTAGACCTTCGGCTGAGGTGAGCCTATCGAAGTAGGCATCGCCGCCGATGTGAGCTAGGTTAGTTAGACCTTCGGCTGAGGTGAGCCTAGCGAAGTTGGCATAGCCGCCGATGTGAGCTAGGTTAGTTAGACCTTCGGCTGAGGTGAGCCTAGCGAAGTTGGCATAGCCGCCGATATGAGCTAGGTTAGTTAGACCTTCGGCTGAGGTGAGCCTATCGAAGTTGGCATAGCTGCCGATGTGAGCTAGGTTTGTTAGACCTTCGGCTGAGGTGAGCCTATCGAAGTAGGCATCGCCGCCGATGTGAGCTAGGTTAGTTAGACCTTCGGCTGAGGTGAGCCTATCGAAGTTGGCATCGCCGCCGATGTGAGCTAGGTTAGTTAGACCTTCGGCTGAGTTGAGCCTAGCGAAGTTGGCATAGCCGTTTATCGTTCTAACTCCTTCAAGTATTAGAGCAAGAAGCTCGTTACTATTACCAAAGTAATTAACATCTACATTTGAATTATTGATTATGTCTGCTAAATTACTTGGCCGACTAGATAGATCGTATTCGTCACTGAAACTAAGGCTGCCAAACAATACGTCTGACGCATCGAGATTTGCTAGCTTTTCCAGTTCGACCAGCTGACCCTGCCGCGTGAGTAACGTGTTTTCTGGTAGTTTAATATCCAGCACTTTAGGAGGCTTTTCATCTCTCGCAAGCTTGCTCATTAGTACCCCCAGACCAGCAAAAACCTCCTCCCAATTTTGGCCACCAACAACCACAGCTTTATTGTCGCTAGTCTTGATCTGCTTTATGCTGTGGCTTGCAACGACATATTCGATAGAATAGTGCTGACTAGAAGCATCAGCCTGATTTACTCGTATCGAGAAGAACCTTGCTTTGCCAACTTCAAGAGCTTTAGAGTAGGAGGTAGACGTACCGATACAGTGACCGGTTACAACCGACTCTTGGGCTAAATGTTCTTTAGTAGTAAGCTCTACAAGACTGAATGAGTCACTTTCGTGGATTAAGCTAGGTTCGGCACCTTCGGCGTTGGCGGCATTGCGCCTAGCTTCGGCAATCCTTTGCTCGGTTACCGCATTGTGGCGTGCTATAAGCTTGCCTATGCCACCGTTATTTTTGGCTGCTTTCGGAGCAGTGGCTGGGGCGATGCAACCTAAAGTTTCAGAACTCAGCTCAGTCAAAGGAACTTTGAACCACTCAACTACGCTTGCTCGTTTTTTGGCGATGCTCTTGCTGGTGGCAGCAGGATTGCTTACATAGGCTAGTAGCCCTTCGATTATGGAGTCGGCTATAGTTGAAGAATCGGCTACATCCTCATTTGCCTGACTACCGTCAAGGACTGATTCGATAAAGTACTGCGCAATTTTATGAGCTAGCAGCCTTCTACGCTCACCTTTTGTTTCTCCGTTATTATCTGAGCCTAGGAACTCACCAACATATGTCATATTGCGCTGCGCAGTGTACTCTACGAGTTGGTCGCGCTCAGCCAGTGTCCCAACTACTTCATCTGTAAGTTTTTCAACCGAACCTAGGAATGCTAACTGCTCAGGGGTCAAAGCTTCGATTGATGGCAATATGGATGTCATGGTCATTGCTTAATCACTGGCTCCGAAGTAAAATTAGTACACTCCCAGTCGAGGGTTAGCTCCGGGCGAGTCCTTGCAGCTCGATAAGATCAGAGTTGCTGTGTGGTATCGTAGATCATCTGTAAGTGGCTGCAAGAATACTAGTGATGACACAGCCATTCCAGCCCCTACCGATATGCATGCTGACGACACTACCTTTCGCTGGTGATCAATAATTTCACCAAGGTTCCCTTCGTAGTTCGGAAAAAAATGTACAGCGTCATTATCTACAAAAGCTCTTGGAGTATGGGGTGGGTGCTGCACACTATTGCCATGCATTCTCTCAAAAATACTTGGCTCGAGTGAGCCTAAAAACGGAAGTTCTACGATTTCACAAGGGTTACCTAAAACCAGCCCAAAAAGACGCCCTGCAATCTCAGCCTCATTACTACTTGGACCATAAAGCTTAGAAATCTCAA from Candidatus Saccharibacteria bacterium includes the following:
- the lepB gene encoding signal peptidase I, which produces MDQQNIHSTPQMTPVVNGQTQPPASNKTSREGKKNIISTVLALVLAPLLAVFLTSYVFHSYEVFGPSMQPTLEQGDRLIVLKAPRTWAKITGKQFMPKRGQIVVFDKPDLLIGGEHGKQLIKRVIGLPGDRVVVAGGKITVYNNDHPEGYDVDKDTDYGDKIPETEGNDDRIIPEGEVYVSGDNRQNSLDSRSFGSIKTSYIVGTAEYRLFPFSKHRSF
- a CDS encoding LCP family protein, with protein sequence MDNFRPKKRPGRVASGSIDGFSSANRQPTKRFNRSYLKDRSSSDPSFDRTEGFLTNNQKQNASSFDENIPLENFKEPRPKKRLFRRNKKEQLVKRKRRFTLKRAMVSFLVLILLAGGGLGYVYFKVKNVFRGNAEGAVALQKNPDPARLKGEGDGRVNVLILGKGGPTQEDGPDLTDTILLASIDPVQNEAAILSLPRDLWVKDNGSATKINAVYAFAKERALNNNPKDKEAAEQAGTEAISNRVEAVLGVPIHYHVMVDFTAFQKAIDTVGGITIDVKQAVSEQMLLNGKPYFLNVGTGQQQFNGLRALGYARCRHCDARSDFGRSERQREILIALKDKILSSGTYSNPYKLQQLLATFSGNVRTDIGTDEIGRMYEIAKQISSDKIASVSLVDEPNVLLTTGIVGDQSVVYPKAGTFDYSQIQSYVRNNALKDAYLKNENAKILILNGTTTVGLASKTATELKSYGYNVLSVGNAPTQDYVNNFVIDRTNGAMKYTLSYLERRMQVVGRTDLTDPNINPLDADFVIIIGKNEANRQAN
- a CDS encoding PcfJ domain-containing protein; this translates as MTSILPSIEALTPEQLAFLGSVEKLTDEVVGTLAERDQLVEYTAQRNMTYVGEFLGSDNNGETKGERRRLLAHKIAQYFIESVLDGSQANEDVADSSTIADSIIEGLLAYVSNPAATSKSIAKKRASVVEWFKVPLTELSSETLGCIAPATAPKAAKNNGGIGKLIARHNAVTEQRIAEARRNAANAEGAEPSLIHESDSFSLVELTTKEHLAQESVVTGHCIGTSTSYSKALEVGKARFFSIRVNQADASSQHYSIEYVVASHSIKQIKTSDNKAVVVGGQNWEEVFAGLGVLMSKLARDEKPPKVLDIKLPENTLLTRQGQLVELEKLANLDASDVLFGSLSFSDEYDLSSRPSNLADIINNSNVDVNYFGNSNELLALILEGVRTINGYANFARLNSAEGLTNLAHIGGDANFDRLTSAEGLTNLAHIGGDAYFDRLTSAEGLTNLAHIGSYANFDRLTSAEGLTNLAHIGGYANFARLTSAEGLTNLAHIGGYANFARLTSAEGLTNLAHIGGDAYFDRLTSAEGLTNLAHIGGDAYFDRLTSAEGLTNLAHIGGYANFARLTSAEVLNRSLDSNKVFLASR